In Bacteroides sp., the genomic stretch CCGGTTCGCTGGTGATCGCCACCCTTCCGGTGTTGCTCGTTTGGCTGTCAGGGCTGCTGGACCCGGCCAATAAAGAACTGTTCCTGGACCAGGCGTACTGGAAGGGACTCCCCCCCATCGTGGGGGGCTGGATAGGGGGCAGTACAAGCCAGTTGGTTTTGAAAGAGCTGGCGGGCACGCCCGAGTCCCTCTTCCTGTCCATCCTGGTCCTGGACAATATCCTGGTCAATATCTGGACCATCCTGATGTTTCAGTTCATTAAGCAAAGCGAGAAAATCAACAGGGCCTGGGGGATTGCCGGCGAATTTCCCGTGGTGGAGCCCCCCGCGACCCGTTCAGCTGCCCGCCTGGGGCGCATCAACCTGGTGACCCTCGGTTGCATCGCGGCGGTTATGGCCGGCGCGCATTTCCTTCAGATGGGTTTTCTAATGAGCATTGTGGTGCTGTCCCTGGTCGGCATTGTACTGGGCAATGTGGTGCGGCCCTGGAACCACAAGCTGGTACTGCAACTGGCCGGGTTCTCCATCGTGCTCATCATGGCTATCCTGGGCCTGAAACTCAACTTTGCCAACCTTACCC encodes the following:
- a CDS encoding DUF819 family protein produces the protein MNDGQLLFSAVVLVLATVAFVLWISRARSRWIKTLLDWFPAILFAYVLPAAFTHLAGVDLSGVPLHDWSRTWIIPFAILTIMSALSFKQLRIVGVKPVLVFVSGSLVIATLPVLLVWLSGLLDPANKELFLDQAYWKGLPPIVGGWIGGSTSQLVLKELAGTPESLFLSILVLDNILVNIWTILMFQFIKQSEKINRAWGIAGEFPVVEPPATRSAARLGRINLVTLGCIAAVMAGAHFLQMGFLMSIVVLSLVGIVLGNVVRPWNHKLVLQLAGFSIVLIMAILGLKLNFANLTLPVNLVLLVLLWLILHFGFMLLTARLLRTNIAWVAIGSMANLGGISTAPAVTAAYKKELMPHAIILAILSMVTGTGWGMLTIYLFGLL